Genomic DNA from Polyodon spathula isolate WHYD16114869_AA chromosome 8, ASM1765450v1, whole genome shotgun sequence:
ttattaaactcagtaaaaccaggaaaggatgaaactgctttgcagtgggagtcttatttccatttctgAAGTTACACTGAAATAGTAAGCATAGCAAATTATGATCTAAGCAGAAGTACCAACAGAGAGATACAGATCAACATTGTAATAGGAAGCTTATGAAGAAAGTATTACCTGTAAACCTGGATTTCGACCGTGTTGCTTTCTCTGCTCTTTCAGCGGATGCTGAATTTGATGTTGTCTCAGATGCCTGCCTGCCCTATCTCAGCTGCAGACAGCCTCCTAAACTGCAAGAGGCCTGTGTTAGGTAACACACTTTGAGATGAACCTAACTGTGAACCCCTTGTGTGTCAACTAGGATTTTGTAGTGATGTGGAAAAGAACACTCGCTGCAGGGAAAACAGCACAGGTCATATagaggtgctgcagctgatgtgAAAGCAGTTGTGTTAGCTGCCTGTTACGGTCACATTCGCATCGAGGAGCACTTCTATTGTTGAGATGGTTTGGGTGTTTCCTGTACAGCAGCACTGTGTCAGTGATAGTGCGCTATTCCAACCTACATTTCCTAGACAGGGTTGTCCAGTCACGGTAtctaattctgtatttttttcaatttattctaCAGTGTTTTCCAGCATCTAATCCAGGTTGACCCGGACTCAGTCTGGCTCACCCTGAACGAACTTTATTGCCCAAACTCGTATGAACCAAAGCACTCGAGTCTGCATGAGGTCCAGCTGAGCGGCATGGGGATACAGAGGAACGAGTTCACCGAGAACATCCTGAAGCTACTGGAGGAGATGCAGTGAATCATCTGGAGGGCTCCTACAGCCCAGGACAAGGAATAGAGGCCAGGCAGGGAAGCAGGTCCCAGGGCTTGGTTTTTGGGTGCTGTTGGGGAGTCAACAGTTCCTACTAGTTGGAATTAGGCACTAAACCCTCTTACCATCTTTCACCCAGAGAGCTGCAAAACAGCAGCAATCTTCATTGTGCAGTACTGGGAGGGGTTAGGCTATTACATCCTCCAATACAAAAACAGGCCTTTTAGGaagtaaacactttttttataaGATTCGTTTGCCGGGAGTTTTGTGTGCTGTTCATGCCACTGCAAATGGGCCCTGCTGCCATGTGTGTGTCCCATTCAAGTATTCAGTAATGCAGTAGAGGCCATGCATGGgatggattttggtattccatatgaAATGTTAAAGTCTTTGATATGTTTTGTTCAGGTAAACAAAGGACTTGTAACTAAAATATTTGTTATGACTGGTATGAACTGTTTTTAGATGAGTTTTGTACcttttacaggttattttattgCAGCTACGATCCCCTTTCATTTCTCACCGCATCCAACCAAAACCATACAATATGCCCCAAACAAACCGAGAAGGCCTCTGCACCCCTACAAAAATGAGCCCTTTCTGCCCTGGCCCACAGTTATAAAATCACATCTTGCTCCAGCTTCTGTCAAACATGGCACAGTTTGTAGGTGGAAGTATCAGTTGTAATGTTCTACCGTATTTAATAatcacaattaaaaacataaatagtaAAATGAATAAACCCTGGCTAAGCCCTTCCTGATACCATGTATTTGTTTCCAGTAAGAAAGCCTGCTTACCTCCAGCAGTAGACTGCTCTTGCTTTCGTTCTTAAGCACCGAAGCAAAGTTAATTCACTTGCTTCACTGCTTGCATGTCTTTCACTCAGCCTCCTGTAAATCCACAGCATTGAATTCAGTTCGTACAGGCTCTGCAAGATGAGCTCCAATGGCAGCGACTACAGGAAGATTCATCTGCAGCAGAAGACCCTTCAGTGTGTTATTGTCAGGTCTGGTCCAAATAGCTAAATGAGTGTAGTATTGTGGAATCAATGGGCTACATCTGAGGTCTGGCCAACAGCAAAATAACAAGGGActgttgaaggttttttttttttttttttttttttttttttttctctctgttgaTTGTTCTTGTGTTCGGGGACCAGGGTTCCTGATTGCAAAGCCAACACTCCTGGAGTTACTGAAATAATATTTTTGCAGCCTTTTCCTTGGGTGAAATATAGTTTGATAAAGCACACTAGGAGGCAACAGTGGTGTGGAACAGGAATTCAGGCTTTGTGAATGTCTGTTTTCTCTGGTGGGTTTCGAGGGATTACAATTGGAGTGGGGATAACGCTAAAGCCCATCTTCTAGTAGAATTGTTCATGAATCATGGTATACATACAGAATTGTACCATTTTCGTAAAGACATGAttgacacattttctttttaatattaggATAAAGATTACATAagattatatactgtattgtacatttacataaataaacagtATTGAAGAAAGAAAACCCTGTCACCCAAAATATAACaggctgtttttataatttttttattgtgaggCATCGCTGATTTAAGttcaataaataatgttcttatGTCATACTGACACATGTAAAATGGTATAACCTTTTAGAATGatgggtgtttttatttatttgaaatattgcCGTTGTGTTGGATTGTCTATGTTAACTTCATAGCTGGGGCATCTACTGTACCAACAGGGATTGTCCACAGATAGCCTTGGTTTGATAGGTGGATGGTCTTTTGATGAGCCCTTTAATAATTCTCTTCAATAGGTGCCCATGTCCACAGTGGTCCTGCATAACCCAAATCAATGTAATTCTGTTAATAGTTAACGTACAGTGCTGGTTGTTCATTGACAACCTAGTTGGATGTTCATTCATGATTATGGTCCCAGATGTATACAGCGCCCTGATTTATTTCTGTATGACAATGTTTTCTCTGCGGTCAAACAGCTGTTTTTAGAAGATGCAACTCTGCATAAAATGCCTTTGGGGCTAGGGTGTATGCCTTTCCATATCTAAGCCTTTGAGTGTcaatagaaatactttttttcaaggtatttttataaatgtatgtttgaCCCCTCCCATCCCTCTTTAGTGTcattttgcaaaaacaaacaactctAATGCCGTTTTTCCCatctgtttctaaaaataaataaaaaacagatgaaacagACTCATGTAACACGTTGGCACTTATCAAAGAAAGCATGACAATCAGGGACTATAGttctttcttttccattttttgttttgttttgttttgtaaaattataatGAAATGGCAAACAAATTACAGTGATCATCGCTTCAGATTTAAGAtcaatgaaactttttttttttttttttttgatgcagtgCCACACATTATGTTATCTGATCGCATTAAGGTTTTAATTCAGGTAGAATTTATTAATGTGATAAGCGGTTATGGGTGAGACCAAAATTCTATGTGAAAAACTAATTCTTCATATCCCCCACAAACAAGACATGCGTCcatttgtaaaagcaaaacaaatattaaaaatccTTTATCATTTTTGTTATTAACAAATTGAAATTGTGCCCTTGAAACTATAGGTCTTTCATTTCTATAATTTCAAATATTTCCCCTTTTGGCTTCACCCTTTGGACATCTTTGAACTTTGACTGAAGTAAATAATGAGGAATATCGAGTGATTTAATCAGAAACCATCATGCCTGTTACTGTAGCTGTCTTCAAAAACCATTCAAGAATCCCAATGTACAGTTGTCTTGACTTTTCACTGATGAACAACAAACATTCATTATAAAGATATTTAACATGCACTCCTTTATACAATTTACAAGAAGCAGTTCACTTCGTAGCTGCAGTCTGGGCTGGCTGCCCGGCTGCCTTGGCTCTACAGCACACAGCTGTCAGTGCAGTCATTAGCATTATCCACCGATCGTTTCTTCAGCTCCCTGCCTCCTTTGTGATTGCTGTGTATGGGTGTGTGCTTGCCATGGTTGGATTGGTGGCTCCCTGCCTTGGTGTCCTGTGGGCGGGGGCCGAAGCCGTGGTGCTCTGGTTCCGAGTTCTTGTTTGGTTCCACCTGCAGGTAAGCCCGAACCTTGTGGTATCTGGCCTTGCCGCCGCTGAAGTCAATCACCCGGCACTCGTACGTCCCCTCGTCTGAGGGCTTCACGCTGGACAGGCGCAACTTGTGAGAGATGTTACTCCCAGCGACCTTCACGACCTGTCAAGAGACACAGCAGAACAAATAGTGTGAACTTCTCAGTTCAAACAGGACCCAGGCTAGACTGAAATTGTAAAGGTCTGTCCAACGCACCTGTATACCTACACATATCATAAGTCACTACCTCTGAAAAAAGCCAACTATGGATGTGTAATTTGTAGGTGGGACTGATTAGTTCCTACCAGAACACAACTGATGTCTACCTTGATAGAAGATAGTTGGCAAACCTGGAGCATATACAGTGCTGTGGACACAAGAGGGCACTAGTGTTTTTTAATGGAATGGTCTTGGATGTGAAATCCTTTGTGAGGGACGCAGTGAGTCAACCTCCTTGTGGGTGAGCTAGGATGCACCACTGTTTTGTTTCATCATAAAACACGCATTGGCATGTAACATGAGGGGTTTGCTGCTCTTATAATAGGAGGCTGTTCACATAGGAGGTCATGATTGCTGCAGGAATGGATGTCAAAATACCATGCAATCAGTAAGGCATTTCAGTGCTCTAAAAACTATTTAGCGTGGGTATAGCAGAGTCATTACAAATTGCAAAATCAATACAGAATATTTCCTTCAGGACACAATATAATACCAGCTtattaacactaacactaacattaacacacaacagcaatgcaacagatttggaacaaatattgcaaaGTGGCCCTACCACAATAGCACACGGATGTGGCAACATGGGACTGCAATGGTCAACCACTATTTGTTTATGCCACGTTAATTCcattggtatgttaaaatattaaagttACCACCAATGTCTCATACActtttacagttttgcatataGTGCCACTGTAGGGCCACTGGTAAGGCTTTGTGACTGTCATTCAGAGTGACAGAAAGAATGGATTTGACCTTAAAAATGCAAATTACAACAAAATGgcagtttaatttattacataGAGTAGTGTTTGCACAGCGCCTGTAATTGTATCTTGGATGTTATCGTAAGTAATAAAGAAAGACAAGATGATACACTACAATTTACACAGTACTACTTCACACCAGTAACAGAAAGCCTCTTTCTCATCTTATTATGATCGACTCAGTGGCAACGCAAatttaatgcagcagcagcagcagcagcagcctacCCAGACTAAATAACAGGCTCCCTGAAATCTACAGCAGACCCA
This window encodes:
- the LOC121319382 gene encoding V-set and transmembrane domain-containing protein 2-like protein, with the translated sequence MGAFGVVIWILHCMGLYIQLSASSKQVGYPDLENHISGNVSALFTEVPHDITTQPGQDVEMACSFRGSGSLSYSLEIQWWYIRNHKDWMDKQAWTSNQIMPQEEISKDAAKISVVKVAGSNISHKLRLSSVKPSDEGTYECRVIDFSGGKARYHKVRAYLQVEPNKNSEPEHHGFGPRPQDTKAGSHQSNHGKHTPIHSNHKGGRELKKRSVDNANDCTDSCVL